A region from the Polyangiaceae bacterium genome encodes:
- a CDS encoding protein kinase: MTSAPASEASSTPPPRQLGEYEIIAEIAKGGMGVVYLARRAGSAGFQRLFAIKAMHPHLAEDSAFVDMLWDEARLAARLHHHNVVPVLDVGTDRGIPYVVMEYVDGCSLAALLVRNRQSRSPELLVPIFIDALEGLHAAHTLEDDDGNPLHLVHRDVTPQNILIGADGTARIIDFGIAKAEARVTTTRPGVWKGKFAYMAPEQLVGDGEDVDQRADIFAAGAVLWTALTGRRLFRGESDGATLHNVLHKDVPPPSTVGFQPPAVYDAICLCALERNRDKRYASAREMAEALRGACKEMASRAAVAHWVMTSFEAELAERRAAVRGAAQAPPRTQSVVVPALPALGVPVSRDSWPHEHHTPVSTTPAHVETGPSSLAPHAEVTQQAVFDAPIRRSRLWLAVVPLLLVAGIVVAILASGGEETPVQASQGTSAAVPVATAPKEPAVPPTTTSEPEEKPSATAAPEKTARPVAVQPWHPRPKATAKPEPSAAPPAETAAPKPTAQPTGQAHVQAERHRVREEPVPQEVIVSGRPSSVDPRLRCGRTAVLRPAAPRA, encoded by the coding sequence ATGACCAGCGCGCCGGCATCGGAAGCGAGCTCCACGCCTCCGCCCCGGCAGCTCGGCGAGTACGAAATCATCGCCGAGATCGCCAAAGGGGGCATGGGGGTCGTGTACCTCGCTCGGCGTGCCGGCAGCGCGGGCTTCCAGCGTTTGTTCGCCATCAAGGCGATGCATCCTCACTTGGCGGAGGACAGCGCTTTCGTGGACATGCTGTGGGACGAAGCGCGGCTCGCGGCGCGGCTGCATCACCACAACGTGGTGCCGGTCCTCGACGTGGGCACCGACCGCGGCATTCCCTACGTGGTGATGGAGTACGTGGACGGCTGCTCGCTGGCCGCCCTCCTGGTCCGCAACCGGCAGTCGCGCTCGCCGGAGCTGTTGGTGCCCATCTTCATCGACGCCCTGGAAGGCCTACACGCTGCGCACACGTTGGAAGACGACGACGGCAATCCGCTGCACCTGGTGCACCGGGACGTCACGCCGCAGAACATCCTCATTGGTGCGGATGGCACTGCGCGCATCATCGACTTCGGCATCGCCAAGGCGGAAGCCCGGGTGACGACCACGCGGCCGGGCGTGTGGAAGGGCAAGTTCGCCTACATGGCGCCGGAGCAGCTGGTCGGCGATGGAGAAGACGTCGATCAGCGCGCGGACATCTTCGCGGCGGGCGCTGTGCTGTGGACGGCGCTCACGGGGCGGCGGTTGTTCCGGGGCGAAAGCGACGGCGCGACGTTGCACAACGTACTGCACAAGGACGTGCCGCCGCCCAGCACGGTGGGGTTTCAACCGCCGGCGGTGTACGACGCCATCTGCCTGTGCGCCCTCGAGCGCAATCGCGACAAGCGTTACGCGTCGGCGCGGGAAATGGCCGAGGCCCTGCGCGGGGCGTGCAAGGAGATGGCGTCCCGCGCCGCGGTGGCGCACTGGGTGATGACCTCTTTCGAGGCGGAGCTGGCGGAGCGCCGCGCGGCTGTCCGGGGCGCGGCGCAAGCTCCGCCGCGCACTCAGAGCGTGGTGGTGCCGGCGCTTCCCGCGCTGGGAGTGCCGGTGTCCCGTGACTCCTGGCCGCACGAGCATCACACGCCCGTGTCCACCACGCCGGCACACGTGGAGACGGGCCCGAGCTCACTGGCGCCGCACGCAGAAGTAACGCAGCAAGCAGTGTTCGATGCGCCCATTCGCCGAAGCCGTCTGTGGCTCGCGGTGGTTCCACTTCTGTTGGTGGCGGGTATCGTCGTGGCGATCTTGGCGTCCGGGGGCGAAGAGACGCCGGTGCAGGCGTCCCAGGGCACCTCCGCAGCGGTGCCCGTGGCCACGGCTCCCAAGGAGCCTGCGGTCCCGCCGACCACGACCAGCGAGCCCGAGGAGAAACCCTCGGCGACGGCGGCACCCGAGAAGACCGCGCGCCCCGTGGCGGTGCAACCCTGGCACCCGCGACCCAAAGCGACCGCGAAGCCCGAGCCTTCTGCAGCGCCGCCCGCCGAAACGGCCGCGCCGAAACCCACCGCACAGCCGACGGGCCAAGCCCACGTCCAAGCCGAGCGGCATCGAGTTCGAGAAGAACCCGTACCTCAAGAAGTGATCGTCAGCGGCAGACCGTCATCGGTCGATCCCCGATTACGATGCGGACGTACAGCAGTGCTCCGTCCGGCGGCTCCCCGGGCGTGA
- a CDS encoding DUF4241 domain-containing protein: MSDTPAARMQDGERAHSDFATAFRDGAVVEDADRARQRLRVVRLGMLPINSGRIAVGDAFTGVSAVSPTMEAIPPGSYPLDLSLVHYEDDGICQKGDVRIAAARLSFSDTPVTRWVPADHGAGVDSGTVAFTDGDSEEWVPDEELSERWIRELDAEALGPSANAMMRNAGSREVALFSSGLGDGIYDAYWGLDGRGQVHAFAIDFDLLITPETIDIELPWPRGRGGVHDETLRAHGVQVRVPWLDPKRLELTTNGHHHAFVRWRTADGRFLRVEMERKKGAYRITPGEPPDGALLYVRIVIGDRPMTVCR, translated from the coding sequence ATGAGTGATACGCCTGCGGCGAGGATGCAGGACGGCGAGCGCGCGCACTCGGACTTCGCAACGGCATTTCGCGACGGTGCCGTCGTCGAGGACGCCGATCGAGCGCGGCAGCGGCTCCGTGTCGTGCGGCTCGGAATGCTGCCGATCAACTCCGGTCGCATTGCCGTCGGGGATGCGTTCACGGGTGTTTCCGCGGTCTCACCAACAATGGAAGCCATACCCCCCGGGAGCTATCCGTTGGATCTGTCTCTGGTCCACTACGAGGACGACGGCATCTGCCAGAAGGGGGACGTGCGCATCGCCGCCGCCAGGCTCTCCTTCTCCGACACACCCGTCACGCGCTGGGTGCCCGCAGATCACGGCGCCGGCGTGGATTCCGGCACCGTCGCCTTCACGGATGGGGATTCGGAAGAGTGGGTCCCGGACGAAGAGCTGAGCGAGCGCTGGATCCGGGAGCTGGACGCCGAGGCCCTCGGTCCCAGCGCCAACGCCATGATGCGCAACGCCGGCTCGCGCGAGGTGGCGCTGTTCTCTTCGGGCCTGGGGGACGGCATCTACGACGCCTACTGGGGCCTGGACGGACGCGGGCAAGTCCACGCCTTCGCCATCGACTTCGACCTGCTGATCACGCCGGAAACCATCGATATCGAGCTCCCGTGGCCCCGAGGGCGTGGCGGCGTGCACGACGAGACCCTGCGCGCGCATGGCGTTCAGGTGCGGGTGCCGTGGCTCGATCCCAAGCGCCTGGAGCTCACCACCAACGGCCACCATCACGCCTTCGTGCGCTGGCGCACGGCGGACGGTCGCTTCCTGCGCGTCGAGATGGAGCGCAAGAAGGGCGCCTATCGCATCACGCCCGGGGAGCCGCCGGACGGAGCACTGCTGTACGTCCGCATCGTAATCGGGGATCGACCGATGACGGTCTGCCGCTGA
- a CDS encoding radical SAM protein, which produces MAYDPEAFVEHFLGGRLPAEVGDGFAATAAQADRVRNALDVVLEGPHGGRVVAFVERRVDGVECLTRTERFNLSYYPSESISEADAARAVRALAARVATAEGSAPRAPTVAAGTLELRINRECNERCAFCNTPEGSETILPGPNAVLELLAAEREAHDAVLLTGREPTLEPRLLDYVRRAHELGYARIRLQTNGTRLTDRAYLRGLVAAGLTEVEISLHTRSPDTFERLIGKKSLLPRTVDGIEAALDAGLRCHLVMVVTTLNLEEIPDLIAFVADRYEKRVRHVTLSPMAPVGDGAQALHLVPRLGDMTRKLPEIFEAARVAGIEIDVPSRCGMPLCAIPERYRERSAESHNRPGANLEAGKGKSTRCAGCRFDAICTGVWHAYLKRYGDAELTPIQS; this is translated from the coding sequence GTGGCCTACGACCCCGAAGCGTTCGTCGAGCACTTCCTCGGCGGCCGGTTGCCTGCGGAAGTAGGCGACGGCTTCGCCGCGACGGCGGCGCAGGCGGATCGCGTTCGCAATGCTCTGGACGTCGTCCTGGAGGGTCCTCATGGCGGCCGCGTCGTCGCGTTCGTCGAGCGGCGCGTGGACGGCGTCGAGTGCTTGACCCGCACGGAGCGCTTCAACCTGTCGTACTACCCGTCCGAGAGCATCTCCGAGGCCGATGCCGCCCGCGCCGTTCGCGCCCTCGCCGCCCGTGTGGCCACGGCCGAAGGCAGCGCGCCCCGAGCGCCCACCGTTGCCGCCGGCACGCTGGAGCTGCGCATCAATCGCGAGTGCAACGAGCGCTGTGCGTTCTGCAATACGCCGGAAGGCTCGGAGACGATCTTGCCGGGCCCCAACGCGGTGCTCGAGCTGCTTGCGGCGGAGCGCGAGGCGCACGACGCCGTGCTGCTCACGGGACGCGAGCCGACCCTCGAGCCACGCCTTTTGGACTACGTGCGCCGTGCGCACGAGCTTGGCTACGCGCGCATCCGGCTGCAGACCAACGGCACGCGCCTCACGGACCGCGCCTACCTCCGAGGACTCGTCGCTGCCGGTCTCACGGAGGTGGAGATCTCGCTCCACACCCGCTCGCCGGACACCTTCGAGCGGCTGATCGGCAAGAAGAGCCTGCTTCCGCGAACCGTGGATGGTATCGAGGCCGCGCTCGACGCGGGGCTGCGCTGTCATCTCGTGATGGTGGTGACCACGCTGAACCTCGAGGAGATCCCGGATCTCATCGCCTTCGTGGCGGACAGGTACGAAAAGCGCGTGCGGCACGTGACGCTCTCGCCGATGGCTCCGGTGGGCGATGGCGCCCAGGCGCTCCACTTGGTTCCGCGGCTTGGCGACATGACCCGGAAGCTTCCGGAGATCTTCGAAGCAGCGCGAGTGGCCGGCATCGAGATCGACGTTCCATCGCGCTGCGGCATGCCGCTGTGCGCCATTCCCGAGCGCTACCGCGAGCGCAGCGCGGAGAGCCACAATCGTCCAGGTGCCAACTTGGAGGCCGGCAAGGGCAAAAGCACGCGCTGTGCCGGGTGCCGTTTCGATGCGATTTGCACCGGTGTTTGGCACGCCTATTTGAAGCGCTACGGCGACGCGGAGCTGACCCCGATTCAGTCTTGA
- a CDS encoding S8/S53 family peptidase, translating into MNTALRLTTTFLGAVGLLLGCSAADPEPTGSTAEALSYSCPTQTALFELPAWIPSCPAVPGWSASAVFPGASGSLARFCRYTTTSTSPNFNTLTSTLQVLTNSSNVAEPDCPVVAPLGFAEHPAIWKPLRKNYLTQASYVPDLPPGKSHVRVAVLDSAAKTFSSLQTDTFGHGRAVGRVINELSCSPGGFCASEMWNVLAMPHKTPTDIDQESGGYFGTRGELATAIYKAVDDWVYDFNKSPKTVPPRLILNLSLGWVPEYGGTDPGKMPLPAEAVYEALQHAACYGVLAIAAAGNDSGDGSKGPMLPGGWEQFPAPTKCKGYKLPTKFPLTSGYPAPLVYAASAVDATDRPLANTRVSGQARLVAYGDSVVTTDTRGSGITDNLTGSSMSAAVVSGAAAAAWAYRPEWTRDQLMSAVTDSAVELVPGDPTGHRVVDFCLDGAACAAKPLARVSVCNAVTKAYCAYGCSAQPKCETPPAHAGLPASLPDPSSLYPMPGTSIGPTCSLGTGYGACGTEGETALFAPWVTPQPIPGCNVCALQLSGKLYLDLTNPGYTDIQAITLLMYDARYNVIASQRILSPTGRLPYPELFWVDAYVPYGTAAAELRFYVDDGTRPYATRQPIRIY; encoded by the coding sequence ATGAACACGGCGCTGAGGCTGACGACGACGTTTCTAGGGGCAGTGGGGCTTCTGCTGGGCTGCTCGGCGGCTGATCCGGAGCCGACGGGCTCCACGGCGGAGGCGCTTTCGTATTCGTGCCCGACGCAGACGGCGTTGTTCGAGCTGCCGGCGTGGATCCCGTCGTGTCCAGCGGTACCCGGCTGGTCCGCCTCGGCGGTGTTCCCGGGAGCGAGCGGCTCCCTCGCGCGCTTCTGTCGTTACACGACCACCAGCACGAGCCCGAACTTCAACACCCTGACGTCGACCCTCCAGGTGTTGACCAACTCCAGCAACGTGGCGGAGCCGGACTGTCCCGTGGTGGCGCCCTTGGGCTTCGCCGAGCATCCGGCGATCTGGAAGCCGCTGCGCAAGAACTACCTCACCCAGGCGTCGTACGTTCCGGATCTCCCGCCGGGCAAGAGCCACGTGCGCGTGGCGGTGTTGGACAGCGCAGCCAAGACCTTCTCGTCGCTGCAGACGGACACCTTTGGTCATGGTCGCGCCGTCGGCCGCGTGATCAACGAGCTTTCGTGCTCGCCGGGCGGCTTTTGCGCCAGCGAGATGTGGAACGTGCTGGCCATGCCCCACAAGACGCCCACCGATATCGATCAGGAATCCGGCGGTTACTTCGGCACGCGCGGGGAGCTGGCGACGGCAATCTACAAGGCCGTGGACGACTGGGTGTACGACTTCAACAAGTCTCCCAAGACGGTCCCGCCGCGTTTGATCCTCAACCTGAGCCTCGGTTGGGTGCCGGAGTACGGCGGGACGGATCCCGGCAAGATGCCCCTGCCCGCCGAGGCCGTGTACGAAGCACTGCAACATGCCGCCTGTTACGGCGTGCTCGCCATCGCTGCCGCCGGGAACGATTCCGGGGATGGCAGCAAGGGGCCCATGTTGCCGGGTGGCTGGGAGCAGTTCCCCGCGCCCACCAAGTGCAAGGGCTACAAGCTGCCCACCAAGTTCCCGCTCACCTCCGGCTACCCGGCGCCGCTGGTGTACGCCGCCAGCGCGGTGGACGCGACGGATCGCCCCCTTGCCAACACCCGCGTCAGCGGTCAAGCGCGCCTCGTCGCCTATGGCGACAGCGTGGTCACCACGGACACGCGAGGCTCCGGCATCACGGATAACCTCACCGGCTCCTCCATGTCGGCGGCCGTCGTGTCCGGCGCCGCGGCTGCCGCCTGGGCGTATCGCCCGGAGTGGACTCGGGATCAGCTGATGTCGGCGGTCACGGACTCCGCAGTGGAGCTCGTGCCCGGAGATCCCACCGGTCATAGAGTCGTTGATTTTTGTTTGGACGGCGCGGCTTGCGCCGCGAAGCCGCTCGCGCGGGTCTCGGTGTGCAACGCGGTCACCAAGGCGTACTGCGCGTACGGCTGCAGCGCGCAGCCCAAGTGCGAAACGCCGCCTGCTCACGCCGGCCTGCCGGCGTCCCTCCCGGACCCATCCAGCCTCTACCCCATGCCCGGCACCAGCATTGGCCCGACGTGCTCTCTCGGCACAGGCTACGGCGCGTGCGGCACGGAGGGGGAGACGGCCCTGTTCGCCCCGTGGGTCACGCCGCAGCCCATCCCGGGTTGTAACGTCTGCGCGCTCCAGCTCAGCGGGAAACTGTACCTGGATCTCACGAACCCGGGCTACACGGACATCCAGGCCATCACGCTGCTGATGTACGACGCCCGCTACAACGTGATCGCGAGTCAGCGCATTCTGTCGCCCACGGGGCGCCTGCCGTATCCCGAGCTGTTCTGGGTCGACGCCTACGTGCCCTACGGCACCGCGGCCGCAGAGCTGCGGTTCTACGTGGACGACGGCACGCGGCCCTACGCCACGCGCCAGCCGATCCGGATCTACTGA
- a CDS encoding class I SAM-dependent methyltransferase, with translation MIPISDEVPDCPLCGASRDGIVVGSHGRFGMQVRNIACEVCGLVYVTPRPSHAAMMDYYRGTYREHYGEVRYPMPSGGSAGPGDPEYQAALDVWHENQAANALALSRPQPGARVLEIGCRHARTLQLMRERADIRPFGIEPGPAEAQAAEQAGVPCFQGTLEEYPEAEPFDQIQLFHVLEHFHDPLSQLVRLRGLLAPEGKLLIEVPNVVQPYGLLEENFFQNVHLVSFSPNTLAAMCQRAGLAPLRVISREALFLVATPDPDAPAELPLPFDRSTLPDPTEDAAWVAERLWAYAELEKARVAIHAFGPTMEALESVVSRVARPAFPDHVGKTVADLAEFFMTHGSARAACVIATAAAAGPHPPDMRAAFQRLAQATAQNLAPAAQ, from the coding sequence ATGATCCCGATCAGCGACGAGGTCCCGGACTGTCCGCTGTGTGGCGCCAGCCGCGACGGCATCGTGGTGGGCAGCCACGGACGATTCGGCATGCAGGTCCGCAACATTGCCTGCGAGGTCTGCGGCTTGGTGTACGTCACTCCGCGACCCAGTCACGCGGCGATGATGGACTACTACCGCGGGACCTACCGCGAGCACTACGGCGAGGTGCGCTACCCCATGCCCAGCGGCGGCAGCGCCGGGCCGGGGGATCCGGAGTACCAAGCCGCCCTCGACGTCTGGCACGAGAACCAAGCCGCGAACGCGCTGGCCCTCTCGCGGCCGCAGCCCGGTGCGCGCGTGCTGGAGATCGGCTGTCGCCACGCGCGCACGCTGCAGCTCATGCGCGAGCGCGCGGACATCCGTCCCTTTGGCATAGAGCCCGGCCCCGCGGAGGCACAAGCCGCGGAGCAGGCGGGCGTGCCGTGCTTTCAGGGCACGTTGGAGGAATATCCCGAGGCCGAGCCGTTCGATCAGATCCAGCTCTTCCATGTGCTCGAGCACTTTCACGATCCGCTGAGCCAACTGGTTCGCTTGCGCGGTCTGTTGGCGCCGGAAGGCAAGCTGCTGATCGAAGTCCCCAACGTGGTGCAGCCCTACGGCCTGTTGGAAGAGAACTTCTTCCAGAACGTGCACCTGGTTTCCTTCAGTCCCAACACGCTGGCGGCCATGTGTCAGCGCGCCGGCCTGGCGCCGCTGCGGGTGATCAGCCGAGAGGCGTTGTTCCTCGTGGCCACGCCCGATCCCGACGCACCCGCGGAGCTCCCGCTTCCCTTCGATCGCAGCACGCTCCCCGATCCAACGGAGGACGCCGCCTGGGTCGCGGAGCGGCTGTGGGCCTACGCGGAGCTCGAGAAGGCGCGGGTCGCCATCCACGCCTTTGGCCCGACCATGGAGGCCCTCGAGAGCGTCGTGAGTCGGGTGGCGCGACCTGCCTTCCCGGATCACGTCGGCAAGACCGTGGCGGACCTTGCGGAGTTCTTCATGACCCACGGTTCCGCCCGGGCCGCATGTGTGATCGCCACGGCCGCCGCGGCGGGCCCGCACCCGCCGGACATGCGCGCGGCGTTCCAGCGCCTGGCCCAGGCCACCGCCCAGAACCTGGCGCCGGCAGCTCAGTAG
- a CDS encoding CHAT domain-containing protein, protein MKLWQVDLAARLALLRDEAPQALTLYEEETKLARNSGARPESWRGLLGQAQALSLLKRKSAAVKVLEQAEQVLDETLLRVPLAEGRGRFLTDRESTSRKLVALYLDLRRPRDAYRAARRARARVLRAAARVDRIAELAPSQAQKWKRAVGRYLRARTALERESAGDWELPADRLAAMQQARRARTQEIEAALDEAYALVPQGQASQETPPAPGSVRLLYFPRDSGWVGFCETPSGLSVARIASPLPKSPVALAQSLLSPFHEQLEGAEALVFYPYGALASVDFHGLPWNGHLLVDELRVSYGLDLGRDEGGADSRQSVLIVADPSGDLPHARQEGRRVEAAFGAPRATVLEGPAATRADVLERLPHAGLFHYAGHGTFAGPTGGESSLALASGAEVRVGDILALSRVPRFVVLSACEAARTDRGARPESLGVAQAFVTRGAEAVIAPTRPVADDLAAALMRELYAHPAEDLVTSLTRAQRTLDKARPDSDWAAYRVLVP, encoded by the coding sequence ATGAAGCTGTGGCAAGTAGATCTCGCCGCAAGACTCGCTTTGCTGCGGGACGAAGCACCACAGGCGCTGACCCTGTACGAGGAAGAGACCAAGCTCGCTCGCAATAGCGGAGCCCGGCCCGAAAGCTGGCGCGGGCTCTTGGGGCAAGCGCAGGCCCTTAGCTTGTTGAAGCGTAAGTCCGCAGCCGTGAAGGTTCTGGAGCAGGCAGAACAAGTCCTCGACGAGACCTTGCTGCGAGTGCCGCTCGCCGAAGGGAGGGGGCGCTTTCTCACCGATCGCGAGTCCACGTCCCGCAAGCTGGTCGCGCTATATCTCGATCTGCGGCGACCCCGGGATGCCTACCGCGCCGCTCGCCGGGCGCGCGCCCGCGTGCTCCGAGCGGCAGCCCGGGTGGACCGCATCGCCGAGCTCGCTCCCAGCCAGGCGCAGAAATGGAAGCGGGCCGTGGGCCGATACCTGCGAGCCCGCACGGCGCTGGAGCGGGAATCCGCCGGGGATTGGGAGCTACCGGCGGACCGCTTGGCCGCCATGCAGCAGGCGCGGCGCGCGCGGACGCAAGAGATCGAGGCGGCACTCGATGAGGCCTACGCCTTGGTGCCACAAGGCCAGGCATCGCAGGAAACGCCACCAGCGCCGGGCAGCGTGCGTCTTCTGTACTTCCCGCGGGACTCCGGATGGGTGGGGTTCTGCGAAACGCCTTCCGGATTGTCCGTCGCGCGCATCGCGAGCCCGCTACCCAAGAGCCCAGTGGCCCTGGCGCAGTCGCTCCTTTCCCCGTTTCACGAGCAGCTCGAGGGAGCAGAAGCGCTCGTGTTCTACCCGTACGGTGCGCTGGCATCCGTGGACTTCCACGGCTTGCCCTGGAACGGTCATCTGCTGGTCGACGAGCTCCGGGTGAGCTACGGGTTGGATCTCGGACGGGACGAAGGCGGGGCGGACTCACGTCAGTCCGTGTTGATCGTCGCCGACCCGAGCGGAGACCTCCCGCACGCCCGGCAGGAGGGGCGACGGGTGGAAGCTGCTTTCGGTGCTCCTCGCGCGACGGTGCTGGAAGGACCCGCAGCAACCCGTGCCGATGTGCTCGAGCGCTTGCCGCACGCCGGGCTCTTTCACTATGCGGGGCATGGCACCTTCGCGGGTCCTACGGGAGGCGAAAGCTCTCTAGCCCTGGCCTCGGGGGCGGAGGTGCGAGTAGGCGACATCCTTGCACTGTCCCGCGTGCCGCGGTTCGTCGTACTCTCCGCGTGTGAAGCCGCACGCACGGATCGGGGTGCGCGGCCCGAAAGCCTGGGCGTGGCTCAGGCCTTCGTCACACGCGGGGCGGAGGCAGTCATCGCGCCCACCCGCCCCGTGGCGGACGACCTGGCGGCGGCCTTGATGCGCGAGCTCTACGCGCATCCCGCGGAGGATCTGGTCACCAGCCTGACCCGCGCTCAACGAACGCTGGACAAAGCTCGACCGGACTCGGACTGGGCGGCGTACCGCGTCCTGGTGCCTTGA
- a CDS encoding nucleotidyl transferase AbiEii/AbiGii toxin family protein — protein sequence MGKASELSEAQRRALARLKELPGLRGFYLAGGSAVAYHLSHRRSNDLDLFSARGDASIERVADELGQLRGAIVVAQTDAALKIRLGGVLIDIVRYPYPLLSKPLTGPQGFPVARLADLAAMKLSAIATRGIRRDFWDLHEILTRSPLTLGAVLTAYVERFGVRKADLYHVLRALSYFDDAERGPLPRGLTKAHWRSIRDYFSEQAPKALRDRT from the coding sequence ATGGGCAAAGCCAGCGAGCTTTCGGAAGCGCAACGCCGTGCTCTGGCCAGGCTGAAAGAGCTGCCAGGGCTTCGCGGCTTCTACCTGGCCGGCGGCTCCGCCGTCGCCTACCACTTGAGCCATCGACGGTCGAACGACCTCGACCTGTTCAGTGCTCGCGGCGATGCCAGTATCGAGCGCGTTGCAGATGAGTTGGGCCAGCTTCGTGGCGCCATCGTCGTCGCCCAAACCGATGCGGCTCTGAAGATCCGCCTCGGCGGCGTACTGATCGACATCGTCCGCTACCCGTACCCGCTACTCTCGAAGCCGTTGACAGGGCCCCAAGGCTTTCCCGTCGCGCGCCTCGCTGATCTGGCCGCGATGAAGCTGTCCGCCATTGCGACGCGCGGTATTCGCCGCGATTTCTGGGATCTGCACGAGATCCTCACGAGGTCACCGCTGACGCTCGGCGCCGTGCTGACCGCGTACGTCGAGCGCTTTGGTGTTCGCAAGGCCGACCTCTATCACGTCCTCCGAGCGCTCTCGTACTTCGACGACGCGGAACGCGGCCCGCTGCCGCGCGGTTTGACGAAGGCCCATTGGCGTTCGATCAGAGACTACTTCTCGGAGCAAGCGCCGAAGGCGCTGCGGGACCGCACCTGA
- a CDS encoding sigma-70 family RNA polymerase sigma factor — protein sequence MSTIHDPDAGWRVTSGRQLLDRTLAGGSGAARALITELTPVVQARVARGLMRSAARTRGRDVRQELEDLTQEVFAALFADDARALRSWDPTRGLSLENFVGLVAERQVASILRSGKRSPWIEDPEDDRTLEESLGSIVPERILESRDLLERLLDGVRARLSPRGLDLFYRLCVREEAVETIAEQCKMTPDSIYAWRSRLRRTVRDLAAELAAEGDAASDVTEAPRIPKREKSQ from the coding sequence GTGTCGACGATCCACGATCCCGATGCGGGGTGGCGCGTGACGTCGGGGCGGCAGCTGTTGGATCGCACGCTCGCGGGGGGTTCGGGGGCGGCGCGGGCGCTGATCACGGAGCTGACGCCGGTCGTGCAGGCGCGGGTGGCGCGCGGCTTGATGCGATCTGCGGCGCGCACCCGGGGGCGAGACGTGCGCCAGGAGCTCGAAGATCTGACTCAGGAGGTGTTCGCCGCCCTGTTCGCGGACGATGCCCGCGCGCTCCGATCGTGGGATCCGACCCGAGGGCTCTCCCTCGAGAACTTTGTCGGGTTGGTCGCCGAGCGCCAGGTCGCGTCCATCTTGCGAAGCGGCAAGCGCAGCCCCTGGATCGAGGATCCGGAGGACGACCGCACCCTGGAAGAGAGCCTGGGCTCGATCGTCCCCGAGCGGATCCTGGAATCCCGGGACCTGCTGGAGCGTCTGCTGGACGGCGTTCGGGCACGGCTGTCGCCTCGGGGCCTCGACCTTTTCTACCGCCTGTGCGTGCGCGAGGAAGCGGTCGAGACCATCGCCGAACAGTGCAAAATGACTCCGGATTCCATCTACGCCTGGCGCAGCCGGCTGCGCCGCACGGTGCGCGACCTGGCCGCGGAGCTGGCGGCAGAAGGCGATGCTGCGTCAGATGTCACCGAAGCGCCGCGAATACCCAAGCGGGAGAAATCCCAATGA
- a CDS encoding DUF4336 domain-containing protein, with protein MTGTASPLREYVPGQIWLKEYPIHYAGTDFDARMTVVRLGDGRLWIHSPSTIDAETKEAIAALGPVAFIVAPGSYHYFHVPSWQQAFPDADTYICPGIERKRPDLHFDWILGDRAERAWDEDLDQVLVRGNRLIWETAFLHRASKTLILVDLIENIGDETPHTNWALKFWWKAVFHMWNNPKPAPEYQIGWKDKAAAKKSLERILEWDFERIVIAHGDLIEADAKAVARRAWQKPLGSEQ; from the coding sequence ATGACGGGCACAGCCTCGCCCTTGCGCGAGTACGTTCCGGGTCAGATCTGGCTCAAAGAGTATCCGATCCACTACGCCGGGACCGACTTCGACGCGCGCATGACGGTAGTTCGGCTCGGCGATGGGCGCCTCTGGATCCACTCGCCGTCGACCATCGACGCCGAGACCAAGGAAGCGATTGCGGCGCTCGGCCCGGTCGCCTTCATCGTGGCGCCGGGCAGCTACCACTACTTCCACGTGCCTTCTTGGCAGCAAGCATTCCCGGACGCGGACACGTACATCTGTCCGGGCATCGAGCGGAAGCGCCCGGACCTGCACTTCGACTGGATCCTCGGGGATCGAGCCGAGCGCGCCTGGGACGAGGACCTCGATCAGGTGCTGGTGCGCGGCAACCGCCTCATCTGGGAAACCGCGTTCTTGCACCGCGCCAGCAAGACGCTGATCCTCGTCGACCTGATCGAGAACATCGGCGACGAAACTCCCCACACCAACTGGGCTCTGAAGTTCTGGTGGAAGGCGGTGTTCCACATGTGGAACAACCCGAAGCCCGCACCCGAGTACCAGATCGGTTGGAAGGACAAGGCGGCCGCCAAGAAGTCCCTCGAGCGGATCCTCGAGTGGGACTTCGAGCGCATCGTGATCGCTCACGGCGATCTGATCGAGGCCGACGCCAAGGCCGTGGCGCGCCGCGCGTGGCAAAAGCCGCTCGGCTCCGAGCAGTAG